In a single window of the Trichomycterus rosablanca isolate fTriRos1 unplaced genomic scaffold, fTriRos1.hap1 scaffold_137, whole genome shotgun sequence genome:
- the LOC134305433 gene encoding zinc finger protein OZF-like isoform X2 encodes MRFVNCARNDEEQNLVAFQYRGGIFYRCCRAIRAGQELLVWYSEDYAKDLSSVFDFLWNRKCSTHVLNDVLLRVFSCSLCPLSFTSQIYLHKHIRRSHYEEYVRLLNVGEIRYQTLIPTTSFSSTDSFHKHLQNKNYQCTDCGKSFTVRSHLQQHQHIHTGERPYQCSLCDKSFNRESHLQQHQYTHTGEKPHQCSQCGKSFSRMASLQIHQRIHTGEKPYCCSQCGRSFSCTGTLLMHQRIHTGEKPFQCSHCEKRFSRMASLQIHQHIHTGQKPYQCSQCGKGFTQKSHLQKHQRIHTGEDLCQCLQCGKRFSCPSSLQIHQRVHTGEKPHQCSECGKSFSERGSLQKHQLTHTGEKPHQCSECGKRFSRMGSLHVHQRIHTGEKPYRCSQCDKCFSNSNNLKVHQRIHTGEKPYPCSLCEMSFSHKSHLKIHQRVHTGEKPYQCSECGRSFTQQCHLQKHQRTHTGEKPYYCSDCGKSFPYSGTLRSHKCSSSASCS; translated from the exons ATGAG GTTTGTGAATTGTGCTCGTAACGATGAAGAACAGAATCTGGTGGCGTTTCAGTATCGAGGGGGAATTTTCTACCGCTGCTGTCGAGCCATCAGAGCAGGACAGGAGCTCTTGGTGTGGTACAGTGAGGACTACGCTAAAGATCTCAGCAGTGTGTTTGATTTCCTCTGGAACAGAAAGTGCTCCACACACG TCCTGAACGACGTCCTGCTGCGAGTCTTCTCCTGCTCCCTGTGTCCACTTTCCTTTACATCTCAAATCTACCTGCACAAGCACATCAGGAGGAGCCACTACGAGGAGTACGTGAGACTCCTGAACGTGGGGGAGATCCGTTACCAAACTCTGATACCCACCACGAGCTTCAGTAGCACCGACAGCTTCCACAAACACCTGCAGAATAAAAACTACCAGTGCACAgactgtgggaagagttttactgtcAGGAGTCATCTTCAAcagcaccagcacattcacaccggGGAGcgaccgtatcagtgctcactgtGTGACAAGAGCTTTAACCGAGAGAGTCACCTCCAGCAGCACCAGTAcactcacaccggagagaagccgCACCAGTGCTcgcagtgtggaaagagcttttcACGCATGGCTAGTCTTcagatacaccagcgcattcacactggagagaaaccatactgctgctcacaATGTGGGAGGAGCTTCTCCTGCACTGGTACTCTTCTcatgcaccagcgcattcacaccggggaGAAACCATTTCAGTGCTCGCACTGTGAGAAGAGGTTTTCCCGCATGGCTAGTCTTCagatacaccagcacattcacaccggacagaaaccgtatcagtgctcacagtgtgggaagggtTTCACTCAAAAGAGTCatctccaaaaacaccagcgcattcacaccggagaggaCCTGtgtcagtgcttacagtgtggaaagagattCTCTTGCCCAAGTAGTCTTCaaatacaccagcgcgttcacactggagagaaaccgcatCAGTGCTCAGAGTGCGGGAAGAGTTTCAGTGAAAGAGGTTCTCTCCAAAAGCACCAGCTCACTCACACCGGGGAGAAGCCGCATCAGTGCTCGGAGTGTGGGAAAAGGTTTTCCCGCATGGGTAGCCTTCAtgtgcaccagcgcattcacacaggagagaaaccgtatcggtgctcacagtgtgacaAGTGTTTTTCAAACAGCAATAACCTTAAagtgcaccagcgcattcacaccggagagaagccgtatcccTGCTCCCTGTGCGAAATGAGTTTTTCTCACAAGAgccatctcaaaatacaccagcgcgttcacaccggagagaaaccgtatcagtgctcggaGTGCGGCAGGAGTTTTACTCAACAGTGTCATCTCCAAAAGCACCAGCGcactcacaccggagagaaaccgtactactgctcagactgtggaaagagttttcCGTATTCAGGAACCTTAAGGAGCCACAAGTGTTCCAGCTCAGCCAGTTGCTCCTGA
- the LOC134305433 gene encoding zinc finger protein OZF-like isoform X1, giving the protein MNSSYSWVIYRSGQGEGYIDAKRETHANWMRFVNCARNDEEQNLVAFQYRGGIFYRCCRAIRAGQELLVWYSEDYAKDLSSVFDFLWNRKCSTHVLNDVLLRVFSCSLCPLSFTSQIYLHKHIRRSHYEEYVRLLNVGEIRYQTLIPTTSFSSTDSFHKHLQNKNYQCTDCGKSFTVRSHLQQHQHIHTGERPYQCSLCDKSFNRESHLQQHQYTHTGEKPHQCSQCGKSFSRMASLQIHQRIHTGEKPYCCSQCGRSFSCTGTLLMHQRIHTGEKPFQCSHCEKRFSRMASLQIHQHIHTGQKPYQCSQCGKGFTQKSHLQKHQRIHTGEDLCQCLQCGKRFSCPSSLQIHQRVHTGEKPHQCSECGKSFSERGSLQKHQLTHTGEKPHQCSECGKRFSRMGSLHVHQRIHTGEKPYRCSQCDKCFSNSNNLKVHQRIHTGEKPYPCSLCEMSFSHKSHLKIHQRVHTGEKPYQCSECGRSFTQQCHLQKHQRTHTGEKPYYCSDCGKSFPYSGTLRSHKCSSSASCS; this is encoded by the exons ATGAACAGCAGCTACTCGTGGGTG ATCTACAGGAGTGGGCAGGGTGAGGGCTACATAGATGCCAAGAGAGAGACACACGCCAACTGGATGAG GTTTGTGAATTGTGCTCGTAACGATGAAGAACAGAATCTGGTGGCGTTTCAGTATCGAGGGGGAATTTTCTACCGCTGCTGTCGAGCCATCAGAGCAGGACAGGAGCTCTTGGTGTGGTACAGTGAGGACTACGCTAAAGATCTCAGCAGTGTGTTTGATTTCCTCTGGAACAGAAAGTGCTCCACACACG TCCTGAACGACGTCCTGCTGCGAGTCTTCTCCTGCTCCCTGTGTCCACTTTCCTTTACATCTCAAATCTACCTGCACAAGCACATCAGGAGGAGCCACTACGAGGAGTACGTGAGACTCCTGAACGTGGGGGAGATCCGTTACCAAACTCTGATACCCACCACGAGCTTCAGTAGCACCGACAGCTTCCACAAACACCTGCAGAATAAAAACTACCAGTGCACAgactgtgggaagagttttactgtcAGGAGTCATCTTCAAcagcaccagcacattcacaccggGGAGcgaccgtatcagtgctcactgtGTGACAAGAGCTTTAACCGAGAGAGTCACCTCCAGCAGCACCAGTAcactcacaccggagagaagccgCACCAGTGCTcgcagtgtggaaagagcttttcACGCATGGCTAGTCTTcagatacaccagcgcattcacactggagagaaaccatactgctgctcacaATGTGGGAGGAGCTTCTCCTGCACTGGTACTCTTCTcatgcaccagcgcattcacaccggggaGAAACCATTTCAGTGCTCGCACTGTGAGAAGAGGTTTTCCCGCATGGCTAGTCTTCagatacaccagcacattcacaccggacagaaaccgtatcagtgctcacagtgtgggaagggtTTCACTCAAAAGAGTCatctccaaaaacaccagcgcattcacaccggagaggaCCTGtgtcagtgcttacagtgtggaaagagattCTCTTGCCCAAGTAGTCTTCaaatacaccagcgcgttcacactggagagaaaccgcatCAGTGCTCAGAGTGCGGGAAGAGTTTCAGTGAAAGAGGTTCTCTCCAAAAGCACCAGCTCACTCACACCGGGGAGAAGCCGCATCAGTGCTCGGAGTGTGGGAAAAGGTTTTCCCGCATGGGTAGCCTTCAtgtgcaccagcgcattcacacaggagagaaaccgtatcggtgctcacagtgtgacaAGTGTTTTTCAAACAGCAATAACCTTAAagtgcaccagcgcattcacaccggagagaagccgtatcccTGCTCCCTGTGCGAAATGAGTTTTTCTCACAAGAgccatctcaaaatacaccagcgcgttcacaccggagagaaaccgtatcagtgctcggaGTGCGGCAGGAGTTTTACTCAACAGTGTCATCTCCAAAAGCACCAGCGcactcacaccggagagaaaccgtactactgctcagactgtggaaagagttttcCGTATTCAGGAACCTTAAGGAGCCACAAGTGTTCCAGCTCAGCCAGTTGCTCCTGA